The genomic DNA ACGGCCGGCCGGCCCAGGTGTTCGCCTCCAACGGCCGGTCGTTCGCCAGCTCCCAGACGCACTGGTACCGCCTGGCCGAGGGCCGCATCGTCGGCCACGCCGCCGACCGCGACGACCTCGGCCAGGCCCGCCAGCTCGGCTGGGTTCCGCCCACCCCGGCCTTCCTGCTTCGCTCGGCCCTGGCCAGGCGCCGCCTGCGCCGCGCCACCCCCTGACCCCGGCCCACCGGGGTCAGGCGCTCACCCGGCCTGGCGCTCCCCGCCCAGGTGGCCGCGGAGGAACCCGACCGTGTCCGACCAGGCCTCGGCGGCCTGGTCGGGGGCGTGGAGGGGCACGTCGCGGTTGGCGAAGGAATGCTCGGTGCCCGGCCAGGTGCGGACGCGCACCTCGGTGCCGGCGGCCCGGAGGGCGGCCACGAACCCGTCGAAGAACTCCGGGGGGTCGAACTCCTCGACCTCGGCGAGCTGCAGCAGGACCGGGCAGCGGATGGCGGCGGCCCGCTCGGGGTCCAGGGCGGCGTAGTACACGGCGGCCGCGTCGTAGGCCCCGGTGGTGGCCTGGAGCAGGGTGAGGAACCCGCCCATGGAGAAGCCGAGACCGCCGACGGGGCCGCCGCCGGCGCGCTCGCGCAGGTCGGCGGTGGCGGCGTCCAGCCGGGCCCGGGCCGCGTCGTTGTCCAGGGCCTCCATCAGCGCCTCGGCCTG from Actinomycetota bacterium includes the following:
- a CDS encoding alpha/beta fold hydrolase, with the protein product TMPDYLAEPSGPATAGVLVVHDWYGLLPHVRAGCDELAAAGLAALAPDLYDGRTTTDSGQAEALMEALDNDAARARLDAATADLRERAGGGPVGGLGFSMGGFLTLLQATTGAYDAAAVYYAALDPERAAAIRCPVLLQLAEVEEFDPPEFFDGFVAALRAAGTEVRVRTWPGTEHSFANRDVPLHAPDQAAEAWSDTVGFLRGHLGGERQAG